The proteins below are encoded in one region of Romeriopsis navalis LEGE 11480:
- a CDS encoding translocation/assembly module TamB domain-containing protein — protein sequence LNFSAAALPGDRIAQIYTQQKPPIQIGNVNAKVKVDGNVNNLVTRVDWQAPESAYAATGNLVIAQNGQRIDLQRLSAQAYGGMVSATGQLRDRRWSAKVRLTNANLAALNPQLEGRASGTAVLRGNIDQPTIDQTSGEIKLTAQTYGGQIDAIARLANRRWQADVNLAGVQLAQANRDLRGAADGQVSLRGSLASFDLPQVFANSRAAGQVRLSQGVAVVTEPIKAQFNWDGQKINLLSATAPNLSASGQIFAKVQGTPAITGLDLRIDASNLLLSALPLALPEVLQVSGLADFDGRLKGALMSPQIQGEIALRNFGVAGRRFEFLSGQVDLRPGQGLKLDMAGNQDRLALALNAQNQPIAVNVQQGDLRISGQAQGDLFQLALAAIPLSEVNRLNPALPQIKGQLSGNVTLDLARNEFPQANLVIDQVAAGAFPYAFRSGQIKADLSYVRGVARGNVALLQPRLGTIESNDVQTNFVYANNVLRVADFVLQKGDSRFTIAGSVDLRSSPQVAGTLNVEQGRIEDVLGALQIFELSDFTRGIAPPTYGKLDTTQPLTIGASNRSNVSLKTQLERLAELNMQLKQLAKQRRSLVKPSSDGQADEVILPQFADIRGRFDSNMRFQFGAKGLTVDEFKLQARQLEWRPYPGYARFQRIGKRTAVVHNDNRVLKVQAFTVDASYTDGQLNLTRANAQIDQAQVNLQLNYGGENTAGQLTITKLPITQIQKFYPFPGNVVGELTAKATIGGSRENPNAKGSVTVSEGAINGRPVERARGFFDYNLGRMNLAASLKLAAPQPLRLTGEFPLPLPFIDVYPEDDTITADIKVKDEGLALLNLFDSPVKWIDGKGAVNLKVKGDLANIQADGLVALNDASFEVQGLPEPLTNVNGQVRFDRDLVRVEQLDGNFSRGNVAARGVIPLFDFKVNQPIPDGLPIENCLSQGEAPPLNIALNRISLTYKGLYQGGVRGCVNVAGNLFRPRITGEIGLFDGQVLLADEVPQAAAPGSSSNSRASVAQAASAVADSGLEFNDLRLKLGRNIQIVKAPIVNFVATGTLTVNGDLNAPQPAGEILLRSGVVNLFTTQFVLARGYRHRATFIDGGGLDPDLDIRLIASVPEVTRSPLRTPEQELSSEVTDAPLFATSVGSLQTVRIEAKVSGASSVLFDNLELSSSPSRSRNEIIGLIGGGFVDTLGRGDSTLGIANLAGSALLTNIQGFIGNALGLSEFRLFPTISTDEDRRSSTLGLAAEAGVDITPALSGSLLKILTSDQPAQFGLRYRINDNFLFRGSSDFFGDSRAVLEYNARF from the coding sequence GGGAATGTCAACAATTTAGTGACCCGGGTTGATTGGCAAGCACCGGAATCAGCATATGCGGCGACCGGTAATCTGGTGATTGCCCAAAATGGCCAGCGGATTGATCTGCAACGTTTATCGGCTCAGGCCTACGGTGGCATGGTGAGTGCAACGGGGCAATTGCGCGATCGGCGCTGGTCGGCGAAGGTTCGTTTAACGAATGCCAACCTGGCCGCGTTGAATCCCCAGTTAGAGGGTCGTGCGAGTGGGACGGCGGTCCTACGAGGCAATATCGATCAGCCGACGATTGACCAAACTAGTGGTGAGATTAAGCTCACGGCCCAAACCTATGGTGGCCAGATTGATGCGATTGCGCGGTTAGCCAATCGGCGCTGGCAAGCGGATGTGAATTTAGCGGGGGTGCAACTGGCGCAAGCGAATCGCGATTTGCGCGGTGCTGCCGATGGCCAGGTCAGCCTGCGTGGCAGTTTAGCTAGTTTTGATTTGCCGCAGGTGTTTGCCAATAGTCGGGCAGCGGGTCAGGTGCGGTTGTCGCAAGGTGTGGCCGTAGTCACGGAACCAATCAAGGCACAGTTCAATTGGGATGGCCAAAAAATTAATTTGCTATCGGCGACTGCGCCGAACCTGTCCGCGAGCGGTCAAATTTTTGCGAAGGTCCAAGGGACACCGGCCATCACGGGGTTAGATTTACGTATAGATGCGAGTAATCTATTGCTTTCAGCGTTGCCGTTAGCGTTGCCAGAAGTATTGCAAGTGTCGGGGTTGGCGGACTTTGATGGACGGCTAAAGGGGGCGCTCATGTCACCCCAGATTCAGGGTGAAATCGCGCTGCGGAATTTTGGTGTGGCTGGCCGCCGATTTGAATTCTTGAGCGGGCAAGTGGACTTGCGGCCCGGTCAGGGGCTGAAGCTCGATATGGCAGGCAATCAGGATCGTTTGGCGCTGGCGTTGAATGCCCAAAACCAACCGATCGCGGTGAATGTGCAGCAGGGTGATTTGCGGATTTCTGGGCAGGCCCAAGGGGATTTATTTCAGCTGGCCCTCGCCGCAATTCCGCTATCGGAAGTGAATCGCTTGAATCCTGCTCTACCTCAAATTAAAGGTCAGTTATCGGGGAATGTGACTCTGGATTTAGCGCGTAACGAATTCCCGCAGGCGAATCTGGTCATTGACCAAGTGGCGGCAGGCGCTTTCCCCTATGCGTTTCGGAGTGGCCAAATCAAGGCTGATTTGAGTTATGTGCGGGGTGTGGCCCGAGGTAATGTGGCATTGCTGCAACCACGCTTAGGCACGATCGAAAGCAATGATGTGCAGACTAACTTTGTCTATGCGAATAATGTGCTGCGGGTGGCGGATTTTGTCTTGCAGAAGGGGGATAGTCGTTTCACGATCGCCGGTTCTGTGGATTTACGATCGTCACCGCAAGTGGCCGGTACGTTAAACGTTGAGCAAGGCCGAATTGAGGACGTGTTAGGGGCCTTACAGATCTTTGAGCTGAGTGATTTTACGCGCGGCATTGCGCCCCCGACCTATGGCAAATTGGATACGACGCAGCCCCTGACGATTGGGGCCTCGAATCGTTCGAATGTGTCCTTGAAAACGCAATTAGAACGGCTTGCCGAGCTGAATATGCAATTGAAGCAATTAGCTAAGCAGCGACGGTCACTGGTGAAACCTTCTAGTGATGGGCAGGCTGACGAGGTTATCTTGCCGCAGTTTGCGGATATTCGGGGGCGTTTCGACAGTAATATGCGCTTTCAGTTTGGCGCCAAAGGGCTAACTGTCGATGAGTTTAAATTGCAAGCGAGGCAACTGGAATGGCGCCCCTATCCTGGCTATGCCCGCTTCCAACGGATTGGTAAGCGAACTGCTGTGGTGCATAATGACAATCGGGTTTTGAAGGTTCAAGCCTTTACGGTAGACGCAAGTTACACCGATGGGCAATTAAATTTGACGCGGGCGAATGCTCAAATTGATCAAGCTCAGGTGAATTTGCAGTTGAACTATGGTGGCGAGAATACCGCCGGTCAGTTGACGATTACTAAATTACCCATTACGCAGATTCAAAAGTTTTATCCGTTTCCGGGAAATGTTGTCGGTGAGTTAACCGCGAAAGCGACGATCGGTGGCAGCCGGGAGAATCCCAATGCGAAGGGCTCAGTGACCGTCTCCGAAGGGGCGATCAACGGTCGACCCGTCGAGCGGGCCCGAGGCTTTTTCGATTATAATCTTGGCCGCATGAATTTGGCCGCGAGTCTTAAATTAGCAGCCCCTCAACCATTGCGACTGACGGGTGAATTTCCATTGCCGTTACCGTTCATTGATGTGTATCCCGAAGATGATACGATCACGGCAGATATTAAGGTTAAAGATGAAGGTTTAGCATTACTGAATTTATTCGATTCACCGGTGAAGTGGATTGATGGTAAGGGGGCGGTTAATCTTAAGGTCAAGGGGGATCTGGCGAATATTCAGGCAGATGGTTTAGTGGCATTGAATGATGCCAGTTTTGAGGTGCAAGGACTACCGGAACCTTTGACCAATGTGAACGGACAAGTTCGGTTCGATCGGGATCTAGTCCGTGTCGAGCAGTTGGACGGCAATTTTAGTCGCGGCAATGTAGCCGCGCGCGGCGTGATTCCGTTGTTTGATTTTAAGGTGAATCAACCGATTCCCGATGGATTACCGATCGAAAACTGCCTGAGTCAAGGCGAAGCGCCACCGCTGAATATCGCCCTGAATCGCATTTCTCTGACCTATAAAGGGCTATATCAGGGCGGTGTGAGAGGTTGTGTCAATGTTGCCGGGAATTTATTCCGGCCGCGGATTACCGGCGAAATTGGGTTATTTGATGGACAGGTATTGTTAGCGGATGAAGTGCCGCAAGCGGCTGCCCCAGGGTCGTCGTCAAATTCCCGTGCTTCCGTGGCACAGGCGGCATCCGCTGTGGCGGATAGTGGCCTGGAATTTAATGATTTGCGGTTGAAATTAGGTCGCAATATTCAAATTGTGAAAGCGCCGATCGTCAACTTTGTCGCGACGGGTACCTTAACGGTTAATGGTGATCTGAATGCACCGCAACCCGCTGGTGAAATTTTGCTGCGATCAGGTGTCGTCAATCTGTTTACAACACAGTTTGTTTTAGCTCGCGGTTATCGTCACCGGGCGACTTTTATTGATGGGGGTGGACTTGATCCAGATCTTGATATTCGCCTGATTGCTTCGGTGCCAGAGGTGACGCGTAGCCCATTGCGGACGCCCGAGCAGGAATTGAGTTCTGAGGTGACAGATGCGCCGTTATTTGCGACGAGTGTGGGCTCTTTACAGACGGTTCGGATTGAGGCCAAGGTATCGGGTGCTTCGAGTGTGTTATTTGACAATCTGGAGCTGAGCAGTAGCCCGAGTCGCAGTCGCAACGAAATTATTGGTTTGATTGGGGGTGGGTTTGTCGATACGTTGGGGCGCGGGGATAGTACGTTGGGGATTGCCAATCTGGCCGGTTCAGCCTTGCTCACGAATATTCAAGGTTTTATCGGTAATGCTCTAGGACTGAGTGAGTTCCGGTTATTTCCGACCATTTCAACGGATGAAGACCGGCGATCTTCAACTTTGGGGTTAGCGGCCGAAGCGGGGGTGGATATTACGCCAGCGCTCTCGGGTTCATTGCTCAAAATTCTCACATCGGATCAACCCGCGCAGTTTGGTTTGCGTTATCGAATTAATGATAATTTCCTCTTCCGCGGTTCCTCCGATTTCTTTGGGGATAGCCGTGCGGTATTGGAATACAATGCCCGCTTCTAA